One window of the Pelmatolapia mariae isolate MD_Pm_ZW linkage group LG15, Pm_UMD_F_2, whole genome shotgun sequence genome contains the following:
- the fam174c gene encoding protein FAM174C codes for MTFYRSLSAVLVSVCWVLLSASEDVKSSTKTPTAVTNSSSVKPTNGTSKGPFNAFNVDSSMIQRALYVLVGITIIGVLYFLIRAVRLKKPIHRKKYGLLSNEDNAVEMDAVDSDEDDTLYESRSLRR; via the exons atgactttttatcGAAGTCTCTCAGCGGTTCTTGTATCGGTATGCTGGGTTCTCTTGTCCGCGTCGGAGGATGTGAAGAGCAGCACCAAAACTCCTACCGCCGTGACGAACTCCAGCAGTGTTAAACCCACAAACGGCACCAGCAAGGGTCCGTTTAATGCCTTCAACGTGGACAGCTCGATGATCCAGAGGGCCCTCTACGTCCTCGTTGGCATCACTATAATTGGTGTCCTCTACTTCCTCATCCGAGCCGTGCG GCTGAAGAAGCCCATCCACAGAAAGAAGTATGGTCTACTGTCCAACGAGGACAATGCTGTGGAGATGGATGCGGTGGACAGCGATGAGGACGACACGCTGTACGAATCTCGCAGCCTCCGCAG ATGA
- the LOC134642788 gene encoding T-cell acute lymphocytic leukemia protein 1 homolog has translation MLHEDIQDLHTFRSDPDPRIALKHRAAPYERNLTEGTRPRVVHRIFTNSRERWRQQNVNGAFAELRRLIPTHPPDRKLSKNEILRLALRYINFLDHLLTEQDLSGAPQSQAVRLEEEEEEDRLHGTPSPNSTCESSSEGDCDGLMGEQRQLQYQQVQLSRLSRDQLRLFHHSRCESPCSLGSD, from the exons ATGCTGCACGAAGATATCCAGGACCTCCACACCTTCCGCAG tgATCCAGATCCACGCATCGCCCTGAAGCACAGAGCAGCTCCATATGAGAGGAACCTCACTGAGG GTACCCGTCCCAGAGTGGTACATCGGATTTTCACCAACAGTCGAGAACGATGGCGCCAGCAGAACGTGAATGGTGCATTCGCAGAGCTGCGACGTCTCATACCCACCCACCCCCCAGACAGGAAGCTCAGCAAGAACGAGATCCTACGCCTCGCCCTCAGGTACATCAACTTTCTGGACCATCTACTGACTGAGCAAGACCTCAGCGGGGCCCCACAGAGCCAGGCTGTGAggctggaggaagaggaggaggaagacagacTGCATGGGACGCCATCACCTAACTCCACCTGCGAGAGTTCATCAGAGGGAGACTGTGATGGACTGATGGGGGAGCAGAGGCAGCTCCAGTACCAGCAGGTACAGCTGAGCAGATTGAGCAGAGATCAGCTGAGACTGTTTCATCACTCCAGATGTGAAAGCCCCTGCAGCCTGGGGTCAGACTGA